TGTGCCACCGCACGCGCGGGTGCGGGAGTGTCACCCTTGTTGGGTTGCAGGCGTTAGGAACCTTACGCCCCCGTCTGAAGGGTATGGTGACCTTTCCGCGGTCAATCTCCGCCTTCCGGACGGGCCGCCCGACGACCGCGGCGGTAAGCTGTCGTTAGGAGAGCCGCCCGGCTCCCGCCGCGGGGTCCGCGTCGCCGCCCGACGGCCCGTCGATCTCCCGGTCCTCCGCTCCGGGTCCGTCGGTGAGGCCCGCGAGGACCCGCGCCGCGGACTCGCCCCCGCCGTGGTCGGTCCACGGCTCGCTGACGGAGAGTTTCATCTCCTCGGAGAGGCGGACGGTCCCCGAGCGCGGGTCGTACGCGAGGACGCCGAAGTCGTCGAGCTTCGCCAGGTGCGCACAGCCGAGGCGCCGGCGAACGCTGTCGACGAGGTCGTCGCCGGCCGCAGCCGGTCGCTCGCGACCGCGCCACCACCCGACGAGGTGCGCCGCCACCGCCTCGACCGACGACCGGCCGCCGACCTCCTGCAGGTGATAGAGGATCGCCCGCCGCTCCCAGTCCGAGAAGATGTCGTGCATGGTCTGGATACCCGTCGAGTCGAGCCGTCTGCGGTCCCGTGGTGCGTCCGCGCATGAGTGCGTGTCTGACATGGTTCGTGACAGGGGCTCCGGGCCGGCGCCGCCGACGCCGGTCGCCCACCGCGCCCCGTGTCAGGTCGGACACTCGACAGTGCCAAAGAACCGCAAACACGTCCCGTCAGTTGCCGCGGTTCGGCCCCGTTCCGTCGCTCCGAATCGGCTGAAATCCCACTACAGGGGTCGTTTCGAGCGTGTCGCCGGGCGAGTCGAAACGGTCGCAACGGACGACCGAACGGCCGAAACGACCGAAACGGTCCGACTGCCGACCGTTTCGAGACGGGGGCCACACGCCGCGCGAGTCCGGCGGCTCGGCGGGCGGAGGGAGTGACCCGCTGCGCAGTGGCGCGGGCGGCCGTCACTCGACGAGCGCGGCGATCAGGTCGGCGGCCAGGTCCTTCTCGAGGGGGTCGTTGGCGTTGCCGCAGTGGGGCGACTGGACGCAGGCCGGACAGCCCGATTCGCAGGGGCAGTCCCGGAGCATCCCGAGCGTGCGGTCCAGCAGGTCAACGACCGTCTCGTAGGCCCGCTCGGTCAGCCCGACGCCGCCGGGGTAGCCGTCGTAGACGAAGATCGTCGCGCGGTCGGTGTGGGGATGCAGCGGCGTCGACAGCCCGCCCACGTCCCGGCGATCACAGAGGAAAGACAGGGGGAACAGCGAGATCATCCCGTGTTCGGCGGCGTGGATCGCCCCCGGGAACGCGTCGGGCCCGTCGCCGGCGACCCGGATGTCGGTCTCCACCGCCTCGGGGACCGTGAAGTAGAGCGCCTCCGTTTCGAGGGTCGTCTCGGGCAGGTCCAGCGCCTCCTGCCCGATCGGTTCCCCGCTCTGTCGGTCGTAACGCTCGAACCCGGTGATCTGCTTGCGCATGCTCACGTCGGCGAAGCGCACGGTCACGCCGTCGTGGGTCGGGAGGGGCTGCTCGCGCCGGTCCGCCTCGACGGTGATCGTCTTGTCGTGGAGCACCTGCGTGTAGTAGTCCGGTCGCACGGGCGCCAGCTCGGCCACGTCCGAACGCAGGTCGAGGTCGACGACCTCGTAGTCCTGTCCCTGGTGGTGGTAGACGGCGCCGGGGTGGGCATCGCGGAGCGCGTCGGCGAACGACAGGGTCGCGATCCGGTTCCCGTTCCGGCGGTCGCGCAGCTGGACCTCCCGGTCGCCGACGGTCCGCAGGCTCATCTCGTGCTGGGGGCTCCCCTCGCCGGCGTAGAGCCAGCGCAGCCCCGCGTCGGTGTTCCGGCGGTCGAGGTCGCCCGCGTCGGTCAGGTCGGCCACGATATCCGGGAACGGTTCGCCGAAGTGGCGGTCGTCGTCCGGTTGCAGCCACGTCTCCCGGGCGCCGGCGAGGACGTGGTCGGGCATGAGGTGTTCGTTCTCGGGGTCGGAGATGGCCTCCTCCGGTTCCTCGTCGAAGAAGTCGCGGGGGTGGGCCATCAGGTACTGGTCGAGCTGGTCCTCGCCGGCGACCATCGCCACGAGCGAGGGGTCGGTCCCCCGCCCGGCCCGGCCGCCCTGCTGGAAGGCGGCCATGCGCGTCCCGGGGTAGCCGTCGAGCAGGACCGCGTCGAGGCCACCGATGTCGACGCCGAGTTCGAGCGCGTTCGTCGACCAGACGCCGCGGGTCTCGCCGGAGTCGAGACCGTCCTCGATCTCGCCGCGGCGCTCGTCGGTGAGCGCGGCCTGGTAGGCCTCGACCGACCGGGCGATCTCGTGTTCGCCGCGGTCGCGCAGGTCGCTCGCGCTGTCGGTCGCGTAGCGCTCGGCGACCTGCCGCGACTGGGTGAAGACGACGGTCTGGTGACCCTTCGTCACCAGGTCGACGAACAGCCGCTTGGTCTCGACGTGGTTCGACCGGCGGCGACCGCTCCCGAACCCCTCGCCCGCCCCGTACTCCGGCGGGTTCCAGCAGATCCAGTGGGTCGGCCCCGTCGCGCTGGTGTCCTCGGTCACCAGATCGAACGACTCGGCCGGCTGGCCGGTCACCGTCGCCGCGTGGTCGACGGGGTTACCGGTCGTCGCCGAGCAACACACCCAGTCGGGGTCGGCGTCGAAGCGCTCGCAGAGCCGCTGGAGACGGCGGAAGACCAGCGAGACGTGACTGCCGAAGACGCCGCGGTACTCGTGGACCTCGTCGACCACCACCGTCTCCAGACGCTCGAAGAACCAGTCCCACAGCCGGTGGCCGTGGGGGGCAATCCCGTAGTGCAGCATGTCCGGCGTCGTCAGCAACACCGTCGGCTGGCGGTCGCGGATGGCCTCCTTCTCCTTCCTATCCTGCCGACCGGTGTACTGTGCCACGGAGACGCCGGAGGCGAAGCCCAGGCCGTGGGCCAGCTCCGAAAGCGTCTCCTCCTGGTCGTTGATCAGCGCGACCTGCGGTGCGATATAGAGGGTCGTCGCCCGGTCGTCCAGCGCCCGCTCGAAGGCGGGGACGGTGTATCCGATCGACTTCCCGCTGGCCGTCGGCGTCGCGAGGACGACGTTGTCGCCGTCCCGAACGGCCGAGACGGCTCGGGCCTGGTGGTCGTACAGTCGCTCGATCCCCGCCGATTCGAGCGCGCTCGCCAGTCGCGAATCGAGGTCCACGTCGGCGAAGGTGGCCTCGCGGCCGGGCGTCGTCCGCCGCTCGGTGATCTGGCCCTCGTAGTAGGGGCGGCCCTGCAGCCAGCGGATCGTCTCGTCCACGTTACCTCTCTCTCGGCGGCGGTGCGGCAAGTCGGTTGCGTCTCACACGTTCCCGGCGGCGATACGCGGTCCGGCGCGAGTGAAGATAGCGCGGGGGAGGGCTCCCGCTACCGCCCGGTCACTCCTCCGTTCGGAGCTTGTTGCTCGCGAGGACGACCATCGAGAAGCCCATCATCGCGAAGAAGGGGACGGGGAACAGCGGCGACCGGGACATCGTCTCCAGCGCGGTGGCGTCGCCGGCGGGCGCGTTGCCCGCGCCGCCGTCGCCGGGCGTCGCGGTCGGCGTGGGCGTCTCCACGTCGGCGTTGTCGGGGAACGCCTTGGCGGCGCCGTCGTCGAGTTCGCCGGCGGTGAACCGCAGTTCCGTCTGGCCCGCGGCGCAGGGCTCGCTCGCCGAGCGCTCGCCGGTCACTTCGCTCCCCTCACCGGCCTCGACCTCCCCGGGGCTCCCGGAGACCTCGTAGAGGCCGCCGCCGGCCTGGTGGACGACCGAGACCGGAGCGGGGCCGCTCCCGCCCTCGTCGTACTCGGCCGCGACCGGCTCACCGGCGTCGTTCTCGGTGATGTCCGAGAAGATGATCACCCGCCGCTCGGTCTGGTCCGAGTCGAAACAGAACGCGAGGAAGTCGATCGTCTCCTCGGCGGGCTCCGGCGTCTGGGTCGGCGTCGGAGTCGCCGTAGGCGTCGGCGTCTCGGTGTCGTTCGGCGCCTCAGTTCCCGGCGGCGTCTCGGTGTCGTTCGGCGCCTCAGTTCCCGGCGGCGTCTCGGTGTCGTTCGGCGCCTCAGTCTCGTTCGGCGCCTCGGTGTCGTCCGGTGCTTCGGTGTCGTTTGGCGCCTCAGTTCCCGGCGGCGACTCGGTGTCGTTCGGCGCTTCGGTGTCGTTCGGCGCCTCAGTTCCCGGCGGCACCTCGGTGCCGTTCGGCGCTTCGGTGTCGTCCGGCGCGTCCGTCGACGTTTCCGTCCCGGGCGGTGCTTCCGTGGGAGTGGCGGTCGGAGTCGTGGTTTCGTCGGCCGTCTCGGTGGCGGTCGTCGTGGCCGTCGCAGTCGGCGTCTCGGTGGGCGTGGCCGTTGCCGTCGGCGTCTCGGTCGGCTCGACGGCTTCGCAACCGCTGATGGCGACGTAGGCGGCGCCGGCGTCGGTGCGGTTCAGCGAGTCGTTCAGCGGCGCGCCGACCAGCACGTCGGCGAAGCCGTCGCCGTCGAAGTCGCCCGATCCGACTGCGTATCCGGCGTAGTCCCCCGCGGCCGCGCCGGCGAACGTCGCCGACGCCGCCGAGAGGTTCGCCTCGCTCGGGAGCGATTCGTTACCGGCGACCAGATACGCGGCGCCGGCGTTCGAGGCCGTCGAGTCGTTCAGCGGCGCGCCGACCAGCACGTCGGCGACGCCGTCGCAGGTCACGCCGTCGTCGCCGGTGTCGGCGACCGACCAGCCGGCCCGGTCGAAGGCCTCGGCGCCCGCCAGCCGCACGTCCGCGTCGGCGAGCGACGACTCGCCGTTGAGGCCGTCGCCCCCGTAGACGACGTAGGCGGCGCCCGCGTTCGTCCGGTTCAGCGAGTCGTTGTACGGCGCGCCGACGACCACGTCGGCGACGCCGTCGTCGTTCACGTCACCGGCGGCCGAGACGGCGTACCCCGCGCGGTCCCGCTCCGATTCGCCGACGAAGGTCGCGGTCGCGTCGGCGAGCGAGACCGTCCCCTCGCTGGAGCCGTTCGCGACGTACGCCGCGCCGGCGAAGGCGCGCCGCTCGTCGTCCTCGTCGGCGGCGCTGGCGTTGTACAGCGGCGCGCCGACGACAACCTCGGCGACGCCGTCGTCGTTCACGTCGCCGGCCGGTGCGACCGACCAGCCGGCGTTGCTGCCGGTGCGCTCGCCGACGAACGTCGCCGTCGCGTCCGAGAGGTTCACGTCGCCGTCGGCGACGGACTCGCCGTCGACGACGTGCGCCGCGCCGGTGTCGTTCCCGTCGTCGGTGTCGACCCCCGGCGCACCGACGAGCACGGCGCTCGCGTTCGCGGCGTCGCTGTCGTCGGCGGCGTCGCTGTCGTCGTCGTCGTCGCTCGTGTTCGTTCGTTCGAGCGCCGACACGTCGTAGCCGGCCAAGGCGTTGGCCTCGGCGCCGGTCAGCACCGCGTCGGCCTCGGAGAGGTTCATCGTCGCCGGCATCGACTCGTTGCCGTAGACGACGTAGGCGGCGCCCGCGTTGACCGCGGTGCTGTCGTTGTACGGCGCGCCGACGACCACGTCGGCGTACCCGTCGTCGTTCACGTCGCCGGCTGTCGACACGGACCACCCCGCCAGGTCGTTGTTGTCGGCACCGCGAAGTACCACGTCGGCCTGGCTGAGGTTCACCGACGACTTGTTGGCGGGGCCGTAGACGATGTAGGCCGCGCCCGTGTTCGGACCGGCCGAACCGTTGCGCGGCGCCCCGACGATCAGGTCGTCGACGCCGTCGCCGTTCACGTCGCCGGCCGACGCGACCGACCAGCCGGCCGTGTCGTTGGCCCCCTCGCCGCGGAGGGTCGCGTTCGCGGCAGAGAGGTTCTCCGTCGCCGCGAAGGCGTCGGTCGATTCCTGGGCCGCAACGGCGGCCGGGTCACCGTCCGACTGACCGGGAACGAGCGCCGCCGCGCCGACGGCGACGGTGCTCGCGAGCAACACCACGACGACGGCGACCACGAGGGGTCCCCCCCGTGTCGATTCGGAACCGAGTACTGAGTCGAGCATACCACCGGAGGCACGGACACGGTAGTCGTTGTTATTCAGGACCCATCGGGAGTAACCCCGTCCCGTCTTCCGCGCAACGCCGCGTTACCGCCGCCGCGAGCGAGCGCGACGACCGCGCTCGCGTCGACGGTCGTCGGAGACCGAGCCGGCGACCGGCGAGGGACGGGCGCGGTCGCCCGACGCGACGGTAGGCCGCCCCAGTGTTCGGAAAGCCGGTATTTGTCGGTGCCGTCCGGCGGTTTCGGAACCGGCGACCGCCGGTCGGCCGCCGTCGATCGCGTCCGACAACCTCGGCTTTGTCCCGGGCCGCGCGGAGACGTGTCAGCCCTATCGAGTGCGGTCACGGCCCGGACGGCCGGCGGGAGCGCGCCACGACTCGGTCGGCGACGGGGGACACTTACCTTCCGTCCGTCCGACGGGTCGGACGTGGGGTATCACGTCGTCGACCCCGACGAACTGGAACCGGAACCCGACCGGCCGTCCGAGATGCGGTACGTTAGCGAGGCCGCGGGGATGGAACGCCTGGGGCTGCGGACCTACACCGTCGAGCCGGGCGAGGAGATCCCACTCTCGGGCATGCACTACCACGACGAACAGGAGGAGGTTTTCTACGTGATATCGGGGATGCTCGCCGTCGAGACGCCCGAGGAGACCTATCGCGTCGAGACCGACCAGTTCTTCGTCGCCGAACCGGAGAGCCCGCATCGAGCCCACGTGGGCGACGACGCGGACGGCCCGGTTCGGGTGATCGGTGTCGGCGCCCCGCCGGTCAGCGACGGCCACAGCTACGAGGGGGAGTAGAGCGGGGCTTCGCGGACGGCAACGGAACCGTCTTGCCCGCCGGACACCGAGCCCGCCCATGCCCAGCGTCAGGCAGATCTGGACCGCGCCGGAGGGCGGTGCGCCGATGGAGACCAGAGAGACGGTCCGCGCCGTCGCCGACGGCGGACTGGCCGGCGACCGCTACTGTCACGGCCGCGGCTACTACTCGCCGTACGACGTGTGTCAGGTCACGCTCGTCGACGGCGGGGCGCTCGAGACGGTCCGCGAACGGTACGGTATCGACCTCTCGGACGGGCGCCACCGCCGGAATCTCGTGGTCGACTACGACGTGGTCGACCTGCTCGACACTCGATTCTCGATCGGCGACGCGGTCTTCGAGGGGACCCGGCGGCGCCCGCCCTGCGCGCACGTCGAGGAGGTCGCCGGCGAAGAGGACCTCGCGGCGGCGCTCTCCGAGGAACGCGGCGGGATCTGTGCCGACGTCGTCGAGGGCGGCGAGGTGGCCGTCGGCGACGAACTGCGGGTGGTCGAGCGGCTCGACGACCCGGATTCGATCGCCGACGCGATCCGCGAGCGACGCGAAGAGTGAGGCGAGCGACTCGCTACTCCGCCAGTTCGTCGGTCGCGTCGCGGAGCAGTCCGTCGAGGATCTCGGGCGTCGTCGGGTGGTAGGCCCGATCCGGCACCTCCCGCACGTCCAGCCCCATCTCGACGACGACCTGCATGGTCTTGGCCATCACGTCGGCGTGGTAGTGCAGCCCCTGCCAGCCCAGCACCGTCGCCGTCTCGCGGTCGACGACGAGCTTCGCGACGCCTTCGGGGGCGTCCTTGGCCTCGAACACGCCGTCGTCGCTGGCCCGCCGTTTCGCGACGGCGACGTCGTGGCCGGCGTCGCGGGCCTCGCGTTCGGTCACGCCGACGCGGGCGTAGGGGTAGACGCCGAGCCCCGAGAAGATGACGTGGTGGGTAACGTTCTCGTAGGCCTCCAGCGGCACGCCGCGCTCGCGCCGGAGGATGTTCTCGGCGGCGGTAAAGCCCTGCTCCTTGGCGACGTGGAGGATCGGCTCCTTGCCGTTGACGTCGCCGACGACGAACACCCGGTCGTCGTCGCGAGCCTGCATCGTGTCGAGCACCCAGTCCGGGCCGTGCTCCAGCGCCGAGTTTTTCAGCCCGAGTCGGCCCACGCACGGTCGCCGACCGGTGAACAGGTACAGCTCCTCGGCCTCGACCACCTCGTCGTCGCCGCCGACGTGTTCGAGATAGAGGCGGACGCCGCCGTTGTCGGTCGGCTCGACGCGCTTCTCGTAGCACTCCGTGGGGATCGTCACGTCGAAGGCCTCGCGGTAGAGGTCGAGGACCGCGTCGCCGAAGTCCGGGTCGGCCTCGTCGATGGGCCGCTCGTCGTGTTCGACGACGGTCACGTCGGTGCCGCCCACTTCGCTCAGGTAGGGAACCATCTCCAGACCGATGTAGCCCAACCCCATCACGACCGCCGAGTCCGGGAGGTCGGTGGCGTCGAGGAGGTCCGCGCTCGTCTGGTGGGGCACGTCCTCGATCCCGGGGAGGTCGGGGACGTTGACCGCCGAGCCAGTCGCGATCACCACGTAGTCGCCGGTGATCTCGCGGCCGCCCGCGACGACCGTGTGGTCGTCGACGAAGCGGGCGGTGTCGTGGACGAACTCCACGTCCGACCGCTCGGCGATCTCGTGGATCGACTCGCGGCGATGCTCGGCCCACCCCAGTGTGTGGTCGTCCTTGCGTTCGATGGTGCGGTCGAGGTCGACCTCGTGGGGGTCACCGACCAGCCGCTCGTCGTGGCGGGCGCGGAACCGGTGAGCGCCGGCCGACAGCACCTCTTTCGAGGGCATACAGCCCCGCAGGATGCAGAGCCCGCCGCCGGGGTCGCCGTCGTCGATCAGCGTCAGCTCGACGTTCGGCTCCTCGGCGAGCGAGTTCGCGACCGCCGCGCCGGCGCTGCCGTAGGCGCCGACGATGACCACGTGAACCATAGCCTCGATTTCGCGGACCAGCCCTAAAGCGTTCAGGGGGTGTGCGCGGGAGACGGGAGCGCGACGGCGACCGCCGACGCGGTCACTCCTCGACCCGTGTCTCCGGAGTGGGGTTGCTGCCGCGCCCGTAGAGCAACTTGGCCGCCCGCGAGCGATTGAAGACCCGGTCCCACAGCACCAGCGTCGACGGGAGGACGACGATGGATGCGATGTAGGCGTAGACGACCGACAGCGCGGTCAGCACGCCGAACGCGCCGATCGCGGGGTTGAGCGCGAAGACGAGCATGCCCATGCCGGCGACGGTGGTGAGCATGCTGCCGGTGAGCGCGCCGCCGGTCCCGCGGATGGCCCGGTCCAGCGCCGTCTCGAGGTCGGCGTTCTCGAACTCGTCGGCGAACCGGTGGACGACGTGGACCGAGTAGTCGATGCCGAGGCCGATCGTCAGCGAGAGGATCACCCCGTTGATCGCGTTGAAGTCGATGCCGAGATAGCGCATCGACGCGACGACGAACGTCACCGTCAGCGCGATGGGGACGACGTTGGCGACGCCCAGCGACGCGCGCCCCTCGAGGACGTGGTAGACGACGATCAGGAACGCGGAGGCGCCGACGAGCGTGATGAGCAGGCTGGTGAGCACCGTGCTGAGGATGAGTTCGGAGGCCTCCTCGAAGATGATCGCGTTGCCGGTCGGCGTGGCGTCCAGCGAGGTCTCGGCGGCGATCGTCTCGGCGTCGGCCGCGACCTCGCGGTTGGTCGCGTCGGGGTCCACCGAGTAGGTGACGAGCGTGCTCCGGCGGTCGTCGGCGAGGACGCCCCCGACACCGCTGGCCGGTGCCGACTCGAGCGAGTCGTACACCTCCCGGAGGTTCTGCTCGGGGATCCCGTCGTCGTCGGGGTCGTTGCGCGCCACCAGGTCGGCGAACTGCGGGTCCCGGTCGGCGTACGAGCGGACGACCGTGACGACCGACTGACTCTCGGCGTGGCGCCCCTCGCGGAGGACGGTCGGCGGCGGGTCGTTACCCGCCCGGTAGACCTGGTCGAGCGCCGCGTCGCGGTGCATCCGCGTCTCGACGAACAGCAGGACCGAGCTGCTCCCCGGGAAGTTGTCCTCGATGTAGTTGCTCTTCGAGATGGTGCTGTACTCCGGCGGGGCGAACGGCCCCGGAAGCTGCTTCTGCCACTCGGGGATCTCCTCGTACTCCGGCGGCAGGAAGTCGTCCTGGCTGAAGCCGGTGCCGACGCCGGTGGCGTAGACGCCCGCGGCGCCGCTCCCGACCAGGATCACGAGCATGAACAGCGCCGGCGCGCGCTGGGCGATAGCGACGCCGCCGCCGAGCGCGCGGCCGAGCAGCGACCCCTCGGACCCCAGCGGCCGCTCGCTCATCGTCGGGATCGGGTACTTCGCGCGCAGGCGGTCGGTCTTGACCTTCGCGGCCGGGAGGAAGATCCCGAAGATGAGGAAGGTGAAACAGATGCCGATGGCGGCGACGAGGCCGAAGTCGCGGATGGGCGCGAGCGCGCTCGGCAGGTTCGACAGGAAGCCGATGACGGTCGTCCCCATCACGATGAAGAAGGCGACGAGCAGCTGCGCGGTCGTGATGTCCATCGCCGTCCCGACGGGCTGGCCGCGCTCGCGCTCCTCGCGGTAGCGGTTGACCGCGTGGATCCCGAAGTCGATACCGACCGCGATCAACAGCGGCGGCACCGCGACCAGCAACGGGTTGAAGGCGATATCGGCCAGTCCGAGGAACCCGAACGTCCACAGCAGCGTCATCAGGATGGCGACGACGCCGAGCAACAGGTCGACCAGGTCGCGGTAGGCGACGATCAGGAAGCCGACGATGAGGATGAACGCCGCCGGGAGCACGAGCGCGAGCGACGACCCGATGGTGTTCGGGGCGCTCCCGACGATGTCGATGTCGCCGCCGACGGTCCCGACCACCCGCTCGACGCGCTCCTCGCGCGAATCCACGTCGCGGTCGTGCGTGACCGACGCCTGCGCCGCGCGTGCGGCCGCGCTCTCGGTGTCGAAGTCCTCGCTGACCTGCGAGGTGAAACCGGGCGTCTCCGCCGCCCGGCGGACCGCGCGGTCGATCTCGGTCGCCGTCGCCCGCTCGACGGCGTCGATCTGCGTCTCGACCGTCGCCGCCTCCGGGTCGAGCTGCTGGGCGACCGTCCGCGCCGGGCTGGAGACGCCGGTCACCCGCAACCCGCCGTGGTCTTGCAGCCGCTCCTGGGCTCGCAACATCCGCAGCATGCTCGTCCGCGAGAGGACGTTCCGCTCGCGCTGGAGCAGCTGCGTGCTCGTCGAGCCCCCGCCGAAGCCGGTGCTGAACTCCCGCTGGATGTCCTCGAACGCCTCGAACGATTCGAGGTCCTCGACGAACTGGTTGCTCCCGCCCTCGGTCTCGACGTTGCCGAGACCGGCGACGAAGACGGCGGTCAACAGGAGGAATGCGAGGCTGATCCGCCCCGGATAGGAGGCGATGGCGTCGCCGACCTCGTCGGTGAACCACTCGAAGACCATCTTACCTGCCGTACCGCAGGTAGCCGACGACGAGGAGGGCGAGGACGACGAGCGCCCCGACGATGACGGGTACCGGCAGGCCGCCGCCGCTGTCCTCGGGTTCGGTCACGTCGACGGCGAAGGTGTAGCCGCTGGAGAGGGTCGTATCGCCGTCGGCGTCGTCGTACTGGAAGTCCATCTCGACGGGGTAGGACTTCGTCAGTGCGCCCGAGCCGGTGCTGATATCGAAGGCGAGCGTCTCCGACTCGCCGGCCGGGATCTCGTCGGCGTAGGCCTCGCTGTCGTCGACGCTGATCGGGTCGTCGGCGTACATCGCCGCGGACACGTCGCTGACGGGTTCCTCGCCGACGTTCGTGACCGTCACTTCGAGGACGCGGCCGGCGCCGCGCTCGACGGTCCCGTTGACGACCGACACGTCGAAGGCGTCGCGCTGCTCGCGGACGCGCAGGCGGGTGTCGAAGCTCTCGGCCTCGCGCCGTTCGTCGTCGGCGTTCCGGTAGGTCGGCCGCAGCGTGAACTGCTTCGGGCCGGCCTCGCCGGCCTCGCTTACCTCCACGTCGAAGGCGAACTCCTTCGACTGGTTGACCCGGAGGTTGCCGACCGAGTACTCGCGTTCGAGCGGCGAGACGCTCTGGCTCTCGGATTCGAAGACGATCACGACGCTGTCGGCCCGCGCGTCGCCGACGTTGGTGATCGTGCCCGAGAGGGTCCCCTCCTCGCCGACCCGGAGCGTCGAACTCAGGTTGCTCGCGTCGAACTCGTACTCGACTTCGGGGTCGGGGCGGACGCCGAACTGGAGCGTCCCGGACTGGCCGACATCGCCCTCGGTGTCCTCGTAGTCGACCGAGGCCTGCAGGGAGTAGGTGCGGCTCTCGGTCTCGGGGGTCGCCGTGGCCTCGACGGCGATTTCGCGGGTCTCGTTTTCGGCCCAGGTGCCGACGTACTCGCTGGCGGTGGTCGACCCGCCGAAGGTGAGCGCGGGGCTCCCGGAGGTGACCGACACCGATGCGTCGCGCACGTCGACCGGCCCGTCGTTGCGGACGGTGATAGTCACGGGCCCGTCGTCGTCGACGGCCACGTCGCTCTCGCTGTCGACGATCGTGAACGTCTGTTCGCGCGCGGGCTCGACGCCCAGCGAGAGGCTGTTGGACTGCATCGGCGTGCTGTCCTCGTCCTCGTAGTCGACAGTGGCGCCGAAGGCGTACTGCTGTCGGCTCGCGGACTGAGCGGCGCTGACGCGATAGGAGACGGTCCGCGTCTCACCGGGCGCCCAGGCGCCGCCGACGTAGCGGGTCGACGAGGTCGACGCGCCGAAGGTCAGGTCGGCGTTCTGGGAGGTGAGCGCGACCGAGGCGTTGCGCGCGACCGCCGTCCCGGTGTTGCGCATCGTCACGTCGACCGTGCCGGTGGCGCCGATCCGGGCCGTCGACTCGACGTCCGTCACGCGGAACTGCGCGGCCTCCTCGATCGTCACGTCGACCGTGAAGTTCCGCGTCGTGCTCGTGCGGTTGTACTCGCTCGTCTGCGGGTCTATCGACTGGGTGTAGTTGTACGAGACGTTGATCGGGAGCCGGTAGGTGCCCGGCTGGGCCGAGCGGTCGACCTCCATCCGGAACTCGACGGGCGTCGATGAGCCGTCGGGCAGGCGCGCGACGGCGCGCTCGTTGGTGTT
The window above is part of the Halosimplex rubrum genome. Proteins encoded here:
- a CDS encoding cupin domain-containing protein, which produces MGYHVVDPDELEPEPDRPSEMRYVSEAAGMERLGLRTYTVEPGEEIPLSGMHYHDEQEEVFYVISGMLAVETPEETYRVETDQFFVAEPESPHRAHVGDDADGPVRVIGVGAPPVSDGHSYEGE
- a CDS encoding DEAD/DEAH box helicase, giving the protein MDETIRWLQGRPYYEGQITERRTTPGREATFADVDLDSRLASALESAGIERLYDHQARAVSAVRDGDNVVLATPTASGKSIGYTVPAFERALDDRATTLYIAPQVALINDQEETLSELAHGLGFASGVSVAQYTGRQDRKEKEAIRDRQPTVLLTTPDMLHYGIAPHGHRLWDWFFERLETVVVDEVHEYRGVFGSHVSLVFRRLQRLCERFDADPDWVCCSATTGNPVDHAATVTGQPAESFDLVTEDTSATGPTHWICWNPPEYGAGEGFGSGRRRSNHVETKRLFVDLVTKGHQTVVFTQSRQVAERYATDSASDLRDRGEHEIARSVEAYQAALTDERRGEIEDGLDSGETRGVWSTNALELGVDIGGLDAVLLDGYPGTRMAAFQQGGRAGRGTDPSLVAMVAGEDQLDQYLMAHPRDFFDEEPEEAISDPENEHLMPDHVLAGARETWLQPDDDRHFGEPFPDIVADLTDAGDLDRRNTDAGLRWLYAGEGSPQHEMSLRTVGDREVQLRDRRNGNRIATLSFADALRDAHPGAVYHHQGQDYEVVDLDLRSDVAELAPVRPDYYTQVLHDKTITVEADRREQPLPTHDGVTVRFADVSMRKQITGFERYDRQSGEPIGQEALDLPETTLETEALYFTVPEAVETDIRVAGDGPDAFPGAIHAAEHGMISLFPLSFLCDRRDVGGLSTPLHPHTDRATIFVYDGYPGGVGLTERAYETVVDLLDRTLGMLRDCPCESGCPACVQSPHCGNANDPLEKDLAADLIAALVE
- a CDS encoding MOSC domain-containing protein, whose translation is MPSVRQIWTAPEGGAPMETRETVRAVADGGLAGDRYCHGRGYYSPYDVCQVTLVDGGALETVRERYGIDLSDGRHRRNLVVDYDVVDLLDTRFSIGDAVFEGTRRRPPCAHVEEVAGEEDLAAALSEERGGICADVVEGGEVAVGDELRVVERLDDPDSIADAIRERREE
- a CDS encoding dihydrolipoyl dehydrogenase family protein; this encodes MVHVVIVGAYGSAGAAVANSLAEEPNVELTLIDDGDPGGGLCILRGCMPSKEVLSAGAHRFRARHDERLVGDPHEVDLDRTIERKDDHTLGWAEHRRESIHEIAERSDVEFVHDTARFVDDHTVVAGGREITGDYVVIATGSAVNVPDLPGIEDVPHQTSADLLDATDLPDSAVVMGLGYIGLEMVPYLSEVGGTDVTVVEHDERPIDEADPDFGDAVLDLYREAFDVTIPTECYEKRVEPTDNGGVRLYLEHVGGDDEVVEAEELYLFTGRRPCVGRLGLKNSALEHGPDWVLDTMQARDDDRVFVVGDVNGKEPILHVAKEQGFTAAENILRRERGVPLEAYENVTHHVIFSGLGVYPYARVGVTEREARDAGHDVAVAKRRASDDGVFEAKDAPEGVAKLVVDRETATVLGWQGLHYHADVMAKTMQVVVEMGLDVREVPDRAYHPTTPEILDGLLRDATDELAE
- a CDS encoding integrin alpha, with translation MLDSVLGSESTRGGPLVVAVVVVLLASTVAVGAAALVPGQSDGDPAAVAAQESTDAFAATENLSAANATLRGEGANDTAGWSVASAGDVNGDGVDDLIVGAPRNGSAGPNTGAAYIVYGPANKSSVNLSQADVVLRGADNNDLAGWSVSTAGDVNDDGYADVVVGAPYNDSTAVNAGAAYVVYGNESMPATMNLSEADAVLTGAEANALAGYDVSALERTNTSDDDDDSDAADDSDAANASAVLVGAPGVDTDDGNDTGAAHVVDGESVADGDVNLSDATATFVGERTGSNAGWSVAPAGDVNDDGVAEVVVGAPLYNASAADEDDERRAFAGAAYVANGSSEGTVSLADATATFVGESERDRAGYAVSAAGDVNDDGVADVVVGAPYNDSLNRTNAGAAYVVYGGDGLNGESSLADADVRLAGAEAFDRAGWSVADTGDDGVTCDGVADVLVGAPLNDSTASNAGAAYLVAGNESLPSEANLSAASATFAGAAAGDYAGYAVGSGDFDGDGFADVLVGAPLNDSLNRTDAGAAYVAISGCEAVEPTETPTATATPTETPTATATTTATETADETTTPTATPTEAPPGTETSTDAPDDTEAPNGTEVPPGTEAPNDTEAPNDTESPPGTEAPNDTEAPDDTEAPNETEAPNDTETPPGTEAPNDTETPPGTEAPNDTETPTPTATPTPTQTPEPAEETIDFLAFCFDSDQTERRVIIFSDITENDAGEPVAAEYDEGGSGPAPVSVVHQAGGGLYEVSGSPGEVEAGEGSEVTGERSASEPCAAGQTELRFTAGELDDGAAKAFPDNADVETPTPTATPGDGGAGNAPAGDATALETMSRSPLFPVPFFAMMGFSMVVLASNKLRTEE
- a CDS encoding DUF7344 domain-containing protein: MSDTHSCADAPRDRRRLDSTGIQTMHDIFSDWERRAILYHLQEVGGRSSVEAVAAHLVGWWRGRERPAAAGDDLVDSVRRRLGCAHLAKLDDFGVLAYDPRSGTVRLSEEMKLSVSEPWTDHGGGESAARVLAGLTDGPGAEDREIDGPSGGDADPAAGAGRLS